In Pseudomonadota bacterium, a single genomic region encodes these proteins:
- a CDS encoding thiazole synthase: MKDNLIIGGRELKSRFFLGTGKFESKETMRQAIVQSGTEVVTVALRRIDLEQTEENILSFVPKEIILMVNTSGARNAKEAVRIACIAREAGYGNWVKIEVINDSRYLLPDNYETIKATEILSAEGFVVLPYMHPDLYAAKDLVKAGAAAIMPLGSLIGSNQGLKMRTLIEVLIEEIEEVPIIVDAGIGRPSHASEAMEIGADAVLVNTAVAAAENPVLMAIAFARGVEAGRMAYLAKAGHERTTASASSPLTGFLYDE; encoded by the coding sequence ATGAAAGATAATTTAATAATAGGTGGTAGAGAGTTAAAGAGCCGGTTCTTTCTGGGGACAGGCAAATTTGAAAGCAAGGAGACAATGCGGCAGGCTATTGTCCAATCAGGCACAGAGGTGGTAACTGTGGCCCTGCGGCGCATCGATCTTGAGCAAACGGAGGAAAACATCCTATCCTTTGTTCCGAAAGAGATAATCCTCATGGTCAACACCTCCGGGGCAAGAAACGCAAAAGAGGCCGTTCGCATCGCCTGTATCGCCAGAGAAGCAGGCTACGGAAACTGGGTAAAGATTGAGGTAATCAATGACAGCAGGTATCTTCTTCCGGATAATTATGAAACGATTAAGGCCACGGAGATCCTCTCTGCAGAGGGTTTTGTGGTTCTTCCCTATATGCACCCCGACCTCTACGCTGCAAAAGACCTGGTAAAAGCCGGTGCAGCCGCAATCATGCCTCTGGGCTCGCTTATCGGTTCCAACCAGGGGCTTAAAATGAGGACACTTATCGAAGTGCTTATCGAGGAGATAGAGGAAGTACCCATAATCGTCGATGCCGGTATCGGGCGACCCTCTCATGCTTCAGAGGCCATGGAGATCGGTGCCGATGCCGTGCTTGTCAATACGGCTGTTGCCGCTGCAGAAAACCCTGTACTGATGGCCATTGCCTTTGCCAGGGGCGTAGAAGCAGGAAGAATGGCTTATCTCGCAAAGGCAGGACATGAGCGGACAACAGCAAGCGCCTCTTCACCATTAACGGGGTTCCTCTACGATGAGTAA
- the thiS gene encoding sulfur carrier protein ThiS, producing MRVTVNGKTMEVAENTSLWGFILLCKIKPETVIIELNERVIRRNIWTETVLMEGDRIELVTFVGGG from the coding sequence ATGAGAGTGACGGTGAACGGAAAAACCATGGAAGTGGCGGAGAACACAAGCCTGTGGGGGTTCATCCTTTTATGTAAAATAAAACCTGAAACAGTTATTATCGAGTTGAATGAAAGAGTGATAAGGAGAAATATATGGACAGAGACAGTGCTCATGGAAGGTGACCGCATAGAGCTGGTGACATTTGTGGGAGGCGGGTAA
- the thiE gene encoding thiamine phosphate synthase: MKKKPFINDLYVISDSVTVLKKAINDGAAIVQLRDKSGEESVIIEKAQEIIAYKKVKNFVFILNDDPILAVKVGADGVHVGQDITTEAARKIVGDKMILGKTTHNLKQGRQAVRDGADYISAGPVFATPTKPGRPAVGLAYVREVAENLDIPSVAIGGIDLSNIDDVLAAGAKTVGVVRAYTDTTELLMRIRGKKG, encoded by the coding sequence ATGAAGAAAAAACCTTTCATCAACGATCTTTATGTCATCTCCGATTCGGTCACTGTATTGAAGAAGGCTATTAATGACGGTGCAGCTATCGTACAGCTCCGTGATAAATCAGGAGAGGAATCGGTTATCATCGAGAAGGCACAGGAGATCATTGCTTACAAAAAGGTAAAAAACTTCGTCTTTATCCTGAATGATGATCCCATCCTTGCCGTCAAGGTTGGAGCAGATGGTGTTCATGTGGGGCAGGATATAACCACAGAAGCAGCCAGAAAGATCGTGGGGGACAAGATGATTCTCGGCAAGACCACTCACAACCTGAAACAAGGAAGACAAGCCGTTCGGGACGGTGCAGATTATATATCTGCAGGTCCCGTGTTTGCAACGCCCACGAAACCGGGAAGGCCGGCTGTGGGGCTCGCCTATGTAAGAGAAGTAGCAGAAAACCTCGACATACCATCCGTTGCTATCGGCGGTATAGATCTCTCCAATATCGATGATGTTCTTGCAGCAGGAGCAAAGACTGTGGGTGTAGTGCGTGCTTATACCGACACCACAGAATTGCTGATGAGAATCAGGGGGAAAAAAGGATGA
- a CDS encoding PLP-dependent aspartate aminotransferase family protein, giving the protein MDYKTKILHTGKDRDPYTGASSIPIYQVSTFAQSDPVEFGPYEYGRGTNPTREALEHTIALLEGGTNGYAFASGMAAISSVLLLFKPGDHIVVAEDVYGGTYRVLTTIFQRWGLNHTFVDMTDPGKIEAAILPETKAIFAETPSNPLLKITDLAAVVEIAKKKELLTIIDNTFMSPYLQRPIEFGFDIVIHSATKFIGGHSDVIAGLAVTKDAVWGNRLKTIQVHFGAILGPQDSWLLLRGIKTLSARMDVQQKSAEIVAQWLAEQQEIKKVYYPTLPSHRGREIHLKQSSGGGAVVSFELENGEIAKEVLRRIKLPLMAVSLGGVESILSYPATMSHASMPREERYARGITDGLLRLSVGLEDPKDLCDDLRQAMKR; this is encoded by the coding sequence ATGGACTATAAAACGAAAATACTACATACAGGAAAGGACAGGGACCCCTATACGGGGGCTTCAAGTATCCCCATCTATCAGGTCTCTACCTTTGCACAGAGTGATCCTGTTGAATTCGGCCCCTATGAATACGGCAGGGGAACGAACCCGACAAGGGAAGCTCTTGAACACACGATAGCCTTGCTTGAGGGCGGGACGAATGGCTATGCCTTTGCCTCCGGCATGGCTGCCATATCGTCGGTGCTGCTCCTTTTCAAACCCGGCGACCATATCGTAGTAGCAGAAGATGTTTACGGCGGTACCTACCGTGTGCTGACGACCATATTCCAGCGTTGGGGGCTCAATCATACCTTTGTTGACATGACGGACCCCGGAAAAATTGAAGCTGCGATTCTGCCGGAGACAAAGGCAATCTTTGCGGAAACCCCTTCCAATCCTCTTCTGAAGATTACCGACCTTGCTGCTGTCGTCGAGATTGCAAAGAAAAAGGAGCTCCTTACTATCATTGACAATACCTTTATGAGCCCCTATCTCCAAAGGCCGATTGAGTTCGGCTTCGATATTGTCATCCACAGCGCGACAAAGTTCATCGGCGGTCACAGCGATGTTATTGCCGGTCTTGCTGTGACAAAAGATGCGGTATGGGGCAACCGCTTAAAGACTATTCAGGTCCATTTCGGGGCAATCCTGGGACCACAGGATTCCTGGCTCCTCCTGCGGGGCATTAAAACATTATCCGCACGGATGGATGTCCAGCAGAAAAGCGCCGAAATAGTTGCCCAATGGCTCGCAGAACAGCAGGAAATTAAAAAGGTATACTACCCCACCCTTCCCTCTCACAGGGGACGTGAAATCCACCTCAAACAGTCATCAGGAGGAGGCGCTGTCGTCTCCTTTGAGCTTGAGAATGGAGAGATTGCAAAAGAGGTTTTGCGAAGGATAAAGCTTCCCTTGATGGCAGTGAGTCTCGGCGGAGTGGAGAGTATCCTTTCCTATCCCGCCACCATGTCACACGCCTCTATGCCGCGGGAAGAACGGTATGCGAGGGGCATCACCGACGGACTGCTCCGTCTCTCCGTGGGCCTCGAAGACCCGAAAGACCTCTGCGACGATCTGCGGCAGGCAATGAAACGATGA
- a CDS encoding serine acetyltransferase has translation MEGINMQDKCKEEITATHDIRAKIPSLIQRIVSRYNQDGRFHHIGPEPIPSRHAIIDIIYKTFPVLYPGYFSHKRLDDVNVHYYLGEEVTELFDVLSGQIAYAIRHDCIRFNQPCIRCEERSQEVALKFVEAIPDLQETLSKDVRAAYEGDPASRHFDEIIFCYPGLFAITVYRIAHFLYTQGVPLVPRIMTEYAHSRTGIDIHPGVVIGESFFIDHGTGVVIGETTTIGNRVRIYQGVTLGALSLTKEECESLRNKKRHPDIEDDVIIYANATILGGHTVIGARSVIGGNVWLTESIPPDTEVFLKKPELVMKNKGHRKMKYG, from the coding sequence ATGGAAGGCATAAACATGCAGGATAAATGCAAGGAAGAAATTACGGCAACCCATGACATTCGCGCGAAGATCCCCTCGCTCATTCAGCGGATTGTCTCACGGTATAATCAAGACGGCCGCTTTCATCATATCGGTCCCGAGCCGATTCCTTCAAGACACGCCATCATTGACATTATTTACAAAACATTCCCCGTTCTCTATCCGGGATACTTCTCACACAAGCGCCTGGATGATGTGAACGTACACTACTACCTGGGTGAAGAAGTGACAGAACTCTTCGATGTCCTCTCGGGGCAGATCGCCTATGCCATACGTCATGACTGCATACGTTTTAACCAGCCCTGTATCCGCTGCGAAGAACGAAGCCAGGAGGTCGCCCTGAAATTTGTCGAGGCAATCCCGGACCTGCAGGAGACACTGTCAAAAGACGTTCGTGCCGCCTATGAAGGAGATCCGGCCTCCCGTCATTTTGATGAGATCATCTTTTGCTATCCAGGGCTGTTCGCAATCACCGTCTATCGGATTGCCCACTTTCTCTATACACAGGGAGTCCCCCTCGTTCCCCGGATTATGACAGAATACGCCCACAGCCGCACCGGTATCGACATCCACCCCGGCGTTGTCATCGGTGAAAGTTTTTTTATCGATCACGGCACAGGTGTTGTTATCGGAGAGACAACGACAATCGGGAATCGTGTCCGCATCTACCAGGGGGTTACCCTAGGCGCCCTGTCCCTGACCAAAGAAGAGTGTGAGTCATTGAGAAACAAAAAACGTCACCCTGACATTGAGGACGACGTCATTATCTATGCCAATGCCACCATTCTCGGTGGACACACGGTCATCGGCGCCCGTTCCGTCATCGGCGGCAACGTGTGGCTCACCGAATCGATCCCGCCGGATACAGAGGTGTTTCTGAAAAAGCCCGAGCTGGTAATGAAGAATAAGGGCCACCGAAAGATGAAATATGGGTAA
- the nifS gene encoding cysteine desulfurase NifS: MKTIYLDNNATTMVDRQVLDAMLPYFHDYYGNPSSMHSFGGQVAKAIVEAREKVAALLGAETEEIVFTSCGTESDNTAILSALGIHPDKNHIVTTRVEHPAVKVLCEHLAAKGYRITELAVDSEGRLDMEEYEKSLTPDTAIVSIMWANNETGVIFPVKEAAVLAREKGILFHTDAVQAAGKMPIQMKKNRIDMLSFSGHKLHAPKGIGVLYVRKGTKFSPFLIGGHQEKGRRGGTENVPSIIGLGMACELALQNIDKENTFVRSLRDRLENELLKAIPQSRVNGNKQERLPNTTNISFEFVEGESILLLMDQYGICASSGSACTSGSLQPSHVLRAMGVPYTMAHGSIRFSLSVYNAADEIDFVINKLPPIIERLRSISPYWTMTQGVCANS, translated from the coding sequence ATGAAGACCATCTATCTCGATAACAATGCTACGACGATGGTGGACAGGCAAGTCCTCGATGCCATGCTCCCATATTTTCACGACTATTATGGGAACCCTTCAAGTATGCATTCTTTTGGCGGCCAGGTAGCGAAGGCAATCGTTGAAGCACGGGAAAAAGTGGCTGCTCTCCTCGGGGCTGAGACTGAAGAAATCGTATTCACGAGCTGCGGTACCGAAAGCGACAATACGGCAATCCTCTCTGCCCTCGGCATACATCCCGACAAAAACCACATCGTCACAACGAGGGTTGAACATCCGGCCGTGAAAGTCCTCTGCGAACATCTTGCCGCTAAGGGATACCGCATTACGGAGCTTGCCGTCGACAGTGAGGGAAGGCTCGATATGGAGGAATACGAAAAGAGCCTCACCCCCGATACGGCGATTGTAAGTATCATGTGGGCCAATAATGAGACAGGCGTTATATTTCCTGTCAAGGAAGCGGCAGTACTCGCCAGAGAGAAGGGAATACTTTTTCATACTGATGCGGTACAGGCTGCAGGGAAAATGCCCATACAGATGAAGAAAAACCGGATAGATATGCTGTCCTTTTCAGGGCACAAACTCCATGCACCAAAAGGGATCGGAGTCCTCTATGTCAGGAAAGGGACGAAGTTCTCGCCCTTTCTCATCGGTGGTCATCAGGAAAAGGGGCGCCGGGGAGGAACAGAGAACGTACCGTCAATTATTGGTCTCGGAATGGCCTGTGAGCTCGCCCTGCAGAACATTGACAAGGAAAATACCTTTGTCAGGTCCCTCCGGGACAGATTGGAGAATGAGCTGCTGAAGGCGATCCCCCAGAGCCGTGTCAATGGCAACAAACAGGAACGCCTCCCCAACACGACAAACATAAGCTTCGAGTTCGTCGAAGGCGAAAGCATCCTCCTTCTGATGGACCAGTATGGCATCTGCGCGTCTTCCGGGTCTGCATGCACATCGGGTTCACTCCAGCCGTCTCATGTGCTTCGCGCCATGGGAGTGCCCTACACCATGGCCCATGGCTCGATACGGTTCAGCCTCAGCGTGTACAATGCCGCAGATGAGATTGATTTCGTCATCAATAAGCTGCCGCCCATTATCGAAAGACTCAGAAGTATCTCGCCATACTGGACAATGACCCAGGGCGTCTGCGCAAATTCATAG